The Alicyclobacillus macrosporangiidus CPP55 genome segment GTCTTGCGGCGGGTGGCGAAGGCGGCTCGGATCACCCGGAAGAACAGCCGTTCGTCCCGGACCTCGACCGCTGGCCTGAGTCGGCGACGCAGCCGGACGACCATGGACTCGACGTTGGGGGGCGGCAGGAACGCCCCGGGGCTGACCCGGCAGACCGGCTCCACGATGGCCCGGTACTGGACGGCGAGAGTCAGCGCCCCGTAGGCCTTGCCGCCGGGCTGGGCGGACAGCCGGTCCGCCACCTCGCGTTGCACCATGATCACCATGGTGTCGAAGCGCACCCCCGACTCCAGGACGTGAAACAGGATCGGCGTGGTGACGTAGTACGGCAGGTTGGCGACCACGGCGACCCGGGCGCAGTCGTCAAAGCGGTGCCACAGGTCCTCCAGGTCCAACTCGAGCACGTCGGCGAAGCGCACCTCGACATTGTCACACCCCGCCAGGGCGCGAGACAGCACCCCGCGAAGCCGCTCGTCCTTCTCCACGCACACCACCCGGTGGACGCGCGCGGCCAGGCGCTGCGTGACGACGCCAGCGCCCGGTCCGATCTCAAAGGCGCCGTCGGAGGCCTCCACCTCCGCCGCGTCGACGATCCGTTGGAGCACCCGTTCGTCGATCAAAAAATTCTGCCCCAGCTGTTTCTTGAACCGAAATCCGTGTTCGGCCAACAGCGCCTTCAACTCACTGGGCTTCGCCGCGTCCACGCGGGTCTCCATGCCGGTCCTCCTCCGACGCCAACGCCGCCAAGGCGGCATCCCACTCCGCCCGGGTGACGCCTAACGCGTTGAGTTTTTTCAGAAACGACTTGGCATTGGCGTATCCGATACCGAGTATCTCCCCCACCCGCCGGCGCCGAAACGCGGCCAGGGGGTGTTGGGTCAGCCCTGCGTCCGCCAGGTCGGTGAGATGGAACACCGGTTCTGGTCGCGCGTGGGTGCGCTCAGGGCGCGCCGCCAGCACCGCGTCCCGGATGGCTGCGGGATCGGCGTGCTCGACGCCGATGCGACCGTGTCCACGGGCCTTCGATCGGGGCACGTGCGCGTGCTTGCAACCAGGCACCGCCTCGGCGACCCTCCGGCGAATGCGCTCCCCGGGACCGTCCGGGTCTGTGAGGAGGATGACGCCGCGGTGCTGGCTGGCCCTGCGCAACTCCGCCAGCGTCCGCCGGGCGACGCGATCGCCCCCGAGCACCCACACGTCGGCATCGAGCGCCCGGTCCACCGCCTGTTTGTCGTGCCATCCCTCGACGACGACGATCTCGCGGATGCGCACCCGCTCGGTGGTGACGGAAGGGCCTTCCCCGCACCGCGTCATTCCGTCACCCGCCTGAACAGGCGAAGGGCATTGCGCGTCGTGATGGCCGCCATCTCCTCGAGCGGGAGGCCGCGGACCTCCGCCAGCTTCTCTGCGACGAGGCGCACGCGCTCCGGTTCGTTGCGCTTGCCGCGGAAGGGATGGGGGGACAGGTACGGCGAATCGGTCTCCACCACCAGCGCATCCAGCGGCACCCCGGCCGCCCCCTGTCGCACATCCTCCGCGTTCTTGAACGTCAGGGGTCCCCCGTACGAGATCAAAAAGCCGCAGCGCACACAGCGCATCGCCGTCTCCAGGTCACCCGTAAAACAGTGCATGACGCCGGTAACCCCGGCCGCGCCCGTTTCGAGGATGTGGACCACGTCCTCCGTGGCGTCCCGGTTGTGGACGACGACCGGCAGCCCCAGCTCGCGCGCCAGGTCGATCTGTGCCTGAAACACCTGCTTCTGCACCTCGCGCGGCGCCACATCCCAGTAATAGTCCAGCCCGATCTCACCGATGGCCACGACCTTCGGATGCGCGGCCAACCGCCGAATGCCGTCGAGCATCTCCGGCCGGTACTCGGCGAGGGACTCGGGATGCACACCGACCGCCGCGTACACCCCTTCATACCGCTCGGCCAGGGCGATGGCCGCCTGACTGGTCTCCAGGTCGACCCCGGGGACGACGAAGTGGCGCACACCCGCCGTGCGGGCGCGCGCCACCACCTCGTCCAGGTCGTCCCGGAACCGCTCGTCGAACAGATGGCAGTGGGTGTCGAACAGCATCACTTCACCACGGCTCCGTTGGGCATGAAGTCAGGCACCGTCACCAGCTGCAACTGGTCATCCGTCGACGCTGCCAGGATCATCCCGTAGGATTCCACCCCGCGCAGTTTCACCGGCTTCAGGTTGACCACGACCACCACCTTCTTGCCGACCAGCTCCTCCGGTTGGAAGTGCTTGGCGATGCCGGAGACGATCTGGCGCGTCTCCGCCCCCAGGTCCACCTCCAGGCGCAGCAGTTTGTCGGCATTCGGGATCCGCTCCGCCGCGCGAATTTGGCCGACG includes the following:
- the rsmA gene encoding 16S rRNA (adenine(1518)-N(6)/adenine(1519)-N(6))-dimethyltransferase RsmA, translating into METRVDAAKPSELKALLAEHGFRFKKQLGQNFLIDERVLQRIVDAAEVEASDGAFEIGPGAGVVTQRLAARVHRVVCVEKDERLRGVLSRALAGCDNVEVRFADVLELDLEDLWHRFDDCARVAVVANLPYYVTTPILFHVLESGVRFDTMVIMVQREVADRLSAQPGGKAYGALTLAVQYRAIVEPVCRVSPGAFLPPPNVESMVVRLRRRLRPAVEVRDERLFFRVIRAAFATRRKTLLNALTGQLPLQREGCLAALEEARIDPGRRGETLSLEEFARLAEAVASVPAGRGDG
- a CDS encoding toprim domain-containing protein codes for the protein MTRCGEGPSVTTERVRIREIVVVEGWHDKQAVDRALDADVWVLGGDRVARRTLAELRRASQHRGVILLTDPDGPGERIRRRVAEAVPGCKHAHVPRSKARGHGRIGVEHADPAAIRDAVLAARPERTHARPEPVFHLTDLADAGLTQHPLAAFRRRRVGEILGIGYANAKSFLKKLNALGVTRAEWDAALAALASEEDRHGDPRGRGEAQ
- a CDS encoding TatD family hydrolase, which encodes MLFDTHCHLFDERFRDDLDEVVARARTAGVRHFVVPGVDLETSQAAIALAERYEGVYAAVGVHPESLAEYRPEMLDGIRRLAAHPKVVAIGEIGLDYYWDVAPREVQKQVFQAQIDLARELGLPVVVHNRDATEDVVHILETGAAGVTGVMHCFTGDLETAMRCVRCGFLISYGGPLTFKNAEDVRQGAAGVPLDALVVETDSPYLSPHPFRGKRNEPERVRLVAEKLAEVRGLPLEEMAAITTRNALRLFRRVTE